ATGCAAAGCCATCTCCCACCTGCAGGAGCCACTGGCCACCTGGGAGAGGGGAGCTTGTCCTCTGTGAGGCAGAGAAATGGCAGGATGGGGCAACCCCATCTTCCCAGTGAAACCCACCATGGCTCGGCTTCTGCAGGGGCAGCGGCAGCGTCTAGGAGaggggaccctcctggaccagcACCAACAGAAGGAGGTGGCCAGGAGGAAGGCCCGGGAGGAGAAGGCGCGCCAGGCCCGGAGGGCAGCCATCCAGGTGAGGGGTGACCTGAGCCACATGGGGAGCCTGGTGCTAAGGCAGGACCCCCATGTGCCGAGAGCACCACTGCGCTCCTGGGGGCCCCGCTGccccctccctgtgcccctgGGTGTGGGGCCTTGGGCAGTACAGCTTGGGGAGGACAAGGGGCTGCCCTCTCCCCTGGGTGGGGCTGCTCACAGGTGCTCCCCACGGCAGGAACTGCAGCAGAAGCGAGCCCAGAAGTCACGTAACGCTGACCTTGGGCTGCTGAAGGGGCCCGGGGAgacagggaagccccagaccacCCAGGAGCCAACCCTGAGGCCGGGGAGCGCTGCCCAGCAGACCCGCAAGGCCAATAACACTGGTGAGCAGGTCCTAGAGCCCGGAGGCTGCCCTGCCGcctgcccacctctgcctccGGCTCTATGTGCAGACACCCCGGCTATGGTGACCCCAGGTGCAGCCATCCCTGAAGGCGGACACCCCATGCCCAGacctccccatccccttccctcAGGGAGGCCCGTGGCTGAGAAGGAGGTGTGGCCTCTGCCAGCATCCTCTGGCCCCGTGTGCCACTGCCCCATTTGTGGCTTCCATCCGTGGAGGAGGGGCGTCGTTCTCAGCAGACACCAGGCCCTGCTCCTCCACCTCTGCCCCAGTTACTCTGGAGCTGGACACAGGGTCCCTACAGAGCAGCTGCACCAGCTACCTGACCTCTTGCCCCGGGAGGTCAGGGCTCTCCATCGTCCCCGCTGTTCCGTGAGGTCCACGGTGGCACGTGCTGTCCCAGGCCTGCATCCCCCTCCCCTGACCTCTTCCCAAGGGCTCCCCCATGTCCGCTGCCCCCAGGTGGGCTGACGCTGCGTTCCGTTGTGCAGGAGCTGGCCTCCATATCGCGGGCCCGGAGGACCCCTGCCAGCCTGCCCGCGACTCATCGCCAGAGCCCCGGCAGCTTCCAGAGGACAAGCCTCAGGTCTCGGCACAGcccttcctgccctccctgccTGGCTTCAGCTCTGGGGTGCATCTGTGCCGGGGTGGCTTGCGCTTGCcctttccctgcccctccctggctgTGGGGTCACTCGCACCAGGAAAGGCCACCCAGGATGGGTCTTGTCACTCCACCGGAGGGCTGGGGTCTCAGTGGTTGCTCTGGAATCCCGCTGGGTCTTCGTGGACACTGGGGTGGGGCCTGTGCAGGCCCACAGAAGAGAGCTGGAAGCTCAGAGGTTAGGTGTTGGCCAACGCCTCCAGCCTGAGGGACGAGGAGGCCAGGCCCGGACCTATCTCACCCGGCCGCCCTTTTTGTTTCCCTGGAGGTGGGTTGGGGGGCAAGCCCAGTCCCTGTGGCTGAGCGGGCAGGCACCCGTGTGGAGGAAGCCTCCCCCCGGCCTCCCCCACACTGTTCTCTGGTGGTCTCTGCCTCTAATGGCCCATCTGCTGCAGGATGCCAGCTCCCAGGACGTGGCtggtgagggcatggaagctTTGGGCCCTGTTGGGAGCAGGGCCAAGTCCAGGGCAACCCTGGACGAGCTGCTGGACACGCTGAAGCTGCTGGAGCAGGAGCCTGAGCCGCTGCCCCGCCCCCAGGTGTACCACAAGGACAAATACGCCTGGACCGACGAGGTGACCGTGGTCCTTGCCACTGTCCACACGGTCACAGGGGCGCTTTGGGGGCCAGGGAAGTCCACCGGGCTCCTCCCTGCTCTAGTCAGGATGCTAACGAGGGCCAGATGGGACCTTGTTGAACCCCCCTGTCATCCCCCGTCTCACTAAGGTTTAGGACCCCCAGAATAAcccaggggtggaggtggggtgggcacCACCTCTCTGCCAGTGGTGCCCCCAGGTGATGGATGCCCTGCCAGGGTCTGGGCAGCCTGAGAGGCCCTCCCTCCGGACCaggccctcccctgccccaggggGCCCTGAGCAACTCCTGGAAGGCCAGCCCAGAGTCTTCCGCTGCCCTGACTGCCCCTAATGCTGCGCCCCCTCCCCCCGCAGGAGGACGATTCCAGCTCCCTGACAGCCGACAACCTGGAGAAATTTGGGAAGCTGAGTGTGGCTGCTTGCCCCCGCGAGGACGGGACTCTGCTTTCGGAGGCCAAGCTGCAGAGTATCATGAGCTTCCTGGATGAGATGGAGAAGTCTGGGCAGGGCCTGCCGGCCTCGGCCCCCCAGGTGTGGAGGGGTCTCCAGGGAGGGACGGCAGGTCGCCACCAGGTGACCAGGGCCTGCCTGACACAGCCGCGTCCCCAGGGGCCCGTGCCGGACGAGGGGCTGGGGCGCCTGGAGCCAGCGTCCGAGGCCAGCACATCGGTGATGCGGCTGCAGCTGGAGGTGGAGGAGAAGAAGCAGGCGATGGTGCTGTTGCAGAGGGCGCTGGTAACGTCGCCCCCAGCACTGCCTCCGTCCCCATGTCCCCAGCTGGAGTGAGTGCCCGGCCTGCCCCCTTAGGGCCTCATCTCTGTCTCATCTCCCGCACCCCCCGCAGGCGCAGCAGCGCGACCTCACCATCCGGCGGGTCAAAGAGACGGAGAAGGAGCTGGGGCGGCAGGTGCGGCAGCAGCAGGAGCACTACGAGGCCACCATCCAGCGGCACCTGTCCTTCATCGACCAGGTGGTGCTGCCTGGGAGGCGGGGCTTGAGGGCAGGGCTGTCAGGACCTGAGCAGTCAGGGGGGAGAACGGGACTGGGTTCCAGACCAGCTCGGGCCTCATGGAGATTTCTGGAGCCATTGGCCTCCCCTGTGggtctccttctccttctgtagAAACGGGCAGCCTCTTCCCCTGTGGGGACCAGGGCTGGTCCAGTGCTCACCAGTCCCCAGCGATGCTCCCCCCAGCCATAATCCTCCCCCTACCCATGGCCATGCTCCCCAGCCCAGCATGGTGGGCGGGCAGCTGGACTGGTTGGTCCTCTGGGGGCCTGGTGGGAGGCGTCCAGCAGGACACACCCTGAACTTTCCCGCGTGTTCCAGACCGTCCGTGTCCCGGGGAGGCCACTCCTGGTCTGCTGGGGCTGGTGGGGCAGCCAGAGCTCCCTTGACAGGGTGGGGGAAGCTTCAGGCCCACGCTATGTTCAGTCAAGCCCCCCCGTCAGGTCCTATTCTGAGGAAAATTCTGGTGTGGGGTCTGTGAAGAGAGGCAGGAGCCCCGAGGAACCGAGTGGCCTCCCGTGATCATTAGTGACACTCTGCTTGGTGATCATAGGTGTCTCCAAATTGGGGGTCTGCCTGGAGCCCTCAGTGAGGCTGGGTACCATCCTGGGGCTTCACAGAGACCCCTTGGCAGGCGACGGGCAGGCCCTTCTCCACAGGCCAGGTGACAGGGTCGAAAGAATGACCCCCATTCCAGGAAGCTCCTGATGTGGCCACAGTGGGGGGCTTGTAGCCAAGGCACCGTCCCTGCCTGAGCTCCGCTGACACCAGCCAGGTCTCAGGGGGCTTGAGGGCCGggggcagctgcagccccttgtccaTGTGTGCTCACCCTCCCAGACCCAGGGTCCCGCACAGACCCAGGAGCAGTGGGGTGTTTCGGGATTTGGTGCGCTGGCCCCCCGGGTGAGGGGAGGCGGGGTCTCCTGGCCTCACGGGGCAGCAGCTTCACCTCCGCCCCTGGTCGCAGTTGATCGAAGACAAGAAGGCTCTGGGTGAGAAGTGCGAGGCCCTGGTGGCCGAGCTGAAGCAGGGGGACCAGAGGCTCAAGGACAAGGAGGCCCAGATGCAGGAGAAGCACGAGCTGGTGAGCCCCTCACCCTCCTGACACCTGACCCCAGGCCTGGTATGCCTGCAGGCCCTGTGCGAGGGACCCCAGGACAGGTGGCCCCCGGAGCCTCCCGGCAGGTGGCAGAGCccggggcaggggctgagggacTCGCCTGACCCCTCCCATGTCACAGATGAGGTGGGGTTCAGAGGAGGTGACCGACGACATGCCGCAGCTCTGGTCCCTGGTCAGAGGGACGCCACTTACTACTACCGGCTTTCGTCAGACAACGACCCGCAGCCCCTGGTGCTTCCTGCTTTGCCCGAGGTCACTGTTGAAAGGCCGCCTCCTGAAACCCAGGGGATGGCCAGAAGGGGGCTGTCATTTGCATCTTCCCGCTTCGCACAGCTCCTCTGTTGACTCCTGTTTCCTTGCTGGTAGGAGATTAAGAAACTCAAAGAACTCATGAGTGCCACTGAAAAAGTCCGCAGGGAAAAGTGGATCAATGAGAAGACCCGGAAGATCAAGGAGATCACGGTCAAAGGTGGGTGCCGCTGTGCCCAGAGCCGCCACTCGGGTGGAGTAATCGTGGGGATCTCGAGTGAGAACAGCAGTTCCAATTGCACACGTGGCGGAGAAGCTTCCTGGGAAGCAGTGAGACTCATGGATGCGGCCCAGCTGGCTCGAGGCTGGGAGGAGTAAGGGAGGCTGGCGGCACACGAGCTTGGCCACAGACCAGCGTCCAGACAGAGGGCCCGGTCCGGGTTGGGGGGGGCCTCACCTTCCCTTGGCTGGGCTCCCCTTGCCGGGTCTCCTTGTCTCCTCCAGCTTCCAGGGGTGCGAGCCAGATGGGGGTTCGGGGTGGGGGCTGCCTGCTGGCAGCACAGTCACTCCTCCCCCACTTAGCCCTCTGAGGGCTGATGGGGCAGCCCCAGCTGTGCCTGCCCGTGCCCGGCCCTCCTGCCCCAGGACACCCTCTCCAGTGACCGCCCTCCTCCAGGGGGAGACCCaacaggccagagcaccaaggagGGAGTCTTGGTGCAGTGGGCAGGGAGAGATGCCGTGGGCACTGGTGGACTCAGCTGTGCTTAGGGCTGGAGCCCATGGTGGGGGTCCTCTACCCGGACTGCAGCCCTGGTGTCATGGTGGGCAGAGGTCGGGGGTCCCCCACAGTACAGAGGGGTGAGGGGCAGCGCCCCTGCAGTGGTGGGGGAGGGTCCCTGCAGCACGGTCTCCCTCCATGCCCCCCAGGCCTGGAGCCTGAGATCCAGAAGCTGATCGCCAAGCACAAGCAGGAGGTGAAGAAGCTAAAGAGCCTGCACGCGGTAGAGCTGCTGCAGGCGGACGAGCGTGCGGCCCAGCACTACGGACGCCAGGCGGAGGAGCTCCGCGAGCACCTGGAGCGGGAGAAGGAGGCGCTGGGCCGTCAGGAGTGGGAGCGTGCCCAACAGCGGTGAGGGTCCCAGCCCTCTGGGGATGTGGAGGGTAGGGGTGAGGCCTGGGGTGTGCgcagacccccccccccccagagcgAACAGCACTTCCTCCGCAGTGGCCTCCCTCGGAGGACAGAGAAAGGGGGGTGTGTAGGACACCAAGGGATGCGGCTGTACTGGGCAGTTCAGTTCTGAGGGGCGTGCCCGGCTGGCGGCTGGGGTGGACGGGGTGGGGACTCCAGCACTCCGGCGGCCCCACTCCCAGCAGGTCCTGTGTCCGCAGCTTCGAGCAGCACCTGGAGCAGGAGCAGCGGGCCCtgcagcagcagcggcagcggcTCTACAACGAGGTGGCCGAGGAGAAGGAGCGGCTGGGTCAACAGGCCGCCAGGTACCGAGGGGAGGGGCCCAGCAGGCCGCCAGGTACTGAGGGGAGGGGCctagccccgcccagccccgcccAGCGCCGCCCAGCCCCGCTCAGCCCCGCTCAGCCTTACAGAACTGGCCTCTGCTCACCTGCAGGCAGCGGGCGGAGCTGGATGAGCTGAGGCGGCAGCTGGAGGAGAGCAGCTCGGCAGGGGGCCGGGCCTTGAGGGCCGAGTttgagaaggggagagaggagcaGGAGCGCAGGCACCAGGTCAGCCCCGCCCCATCCCGCCCGGGCCCCGCCCCTCCAGGCCAGCCCAGCAGCAAAGCACCCATACCACCCGTGGAGAGGGGCCACCTCCAGGAGCAGCGCCCACCTGCCAGGGTGGCAGCCGCTTGGAGTGCTATGCTGAGCCTGGGTTCACGTGACGGGGCTCCCCAGCTAGCTCACCACAGACCCTCAGCTTGACCACAGGCCCCGTCCAGGCTCTTGCAGACACTGCCCTGGGTGGGGAGCAGCCAGCGGGGGCTGCTCTCACCCTGTCACTGGCCCCCAGATGGAACTGAAGACCCTGAAGGACCAGCTGGAGGTGGAGAAACAGATGTGGGAGGCCAACTCCGCCAAGAAGGAGGTGGGAGGCGGGTgaagctggggcagggggtggggtcttccttccctctctcccctcctgcccGGCACCCCAGGCTTCAAAGCTGGCTTGTAGGCTCCACCTCTGTGGCCTCCCCTCGGGCACATGTGGGTTCTGGCTGCCCAGGGCTGGCGGTGTGATTCTGACCGTACTTGAGTGAGCTTCCAGGTGGGCTCGGGAGAGACCAGGGGGCTGGAGCGGACCCCACTTGATGGTGGCGGGCGTTCCTCACCCTCCCCTTGCCCAGGTAGCTGCTCTCAAAGTTGACAGGCTGACCTGCAGCCAGTGTAAGGGGCCCACACAGGAGCAGGCTTTTCCTTGTCCTCTCATGCCTTTTACCAGGTGGGCTGTGTCACCTCTCCTGTTCTGGAAGGAGGCTGTGGTGGAGAGGCACCCGGGGCCACACAAGGCATCAGCCTGGGGACAAAGCCTGAGCAGTGGCCCAGCAGCCATGctatcccccacccccagccacgcCCGGAGGGGTCCCCATATCTGTGGGATACGTGCCCAGACTGTTTGCCGAGTT
Above is a genomic segment from Mesoplodon densirostris isolate mMesDen1 chromosome 18, mMesDen1 primary haplotype, whole genome shotgun sequence containing:
- the CEP131 gene encoding centrosomal protein of 131 kDa isoform X1, which translates into the protein MKGSRALSGPSGPPEGSPESMDLSLTGLPPPMSRRPNSASTAKPIARSISVVTGSEPRRKMLEAPGPRGSRAISNLRRSNSATQVNQPQANQAWPGPLRPEEPPGFLTLFEGSPGGRKRPAGLSKASSEKGATWNVLDDQPRAFTLPPDAQSPGTLDVPVGPRRRECTVPLAPNFTANNRSNKGAVGNCVTTMVHNHYTPSEKVPPPKSSNHTAPSLNNIIKAATDEGEGSSLGKPQKNAARSNHTVQNNSGGTAGQLRRKEVTEEEAERFIHQVNQAAITIQRWYRHQVQRRRAGAARLERLLASKREGQRQRLGEGTLLDQHQQKEVARRKAREEKARQARRAAIQELQQKRAQKSRNADLGLLKGPGETGKPQTTQEPTLRPGSAAQQTRKANNTGAGLHIAGPEDPCQPARDSSPEPRQLPEDKPQDASSQDVAGEGMEALGPVGSRAKSRATLDELLDTLKLLEQEPEPLPRPQVYHKDKYAWTDEEDDSSSLTADNLEKFGKLSVAACPREDGTLLSEAKLQSIMSFLDEMEKSGQGLPASAPQVWRGLQGGTAGRHQVTRACLTQPRPQGPVPDEGLGRLEPASEASTSVMRLQLEVEEKKQAMVLLQRALAQQRDLTIRRVKETEKELGRQVRQQQEHYEATIQRHLSFIDQLIEDKKALGEKCEALVAELKQGDQRLKDKEAQMQEKHELEIKKLKELMSATEKVRREKWINEKTRKIKEITVKGLEPEIQKLIAKHKQEVKKLKSLHAVELLQADERAAQHYGRQAEELREHLEREKEALGRQEWERAQQRFEQHLEQEQRALQQQRQRLYNEVAEEKERLGQQAARQRAELDELRRQLEESSSAGGRALRAEFEKGREEQERRHQMELKTLKDQLEVEKQMWEANSAKKEEAWLLNRERELKEEIRRARDKEIELVIHRLEADMTLAREENERAVESRVKRLRDKYEAELSELEQSERKLQERCAELKGRLGEAEGENVRLQGLVRQKEKELADVKAVNEQLAGERSSLAQVLRQEFADRLAASEEENRQVRAELAELRARQRLELEQLTREKQAELEEVHGRVKLALAKKEEAVSSLRKQHEAALKRADHLEELLEQCRRPFPSAK
- the CEP131 gene encoding centrosomal protein of 131 kDa isoform X2, with the protein product MKGSRALSGPSGPPEGSPESMDLSLTGLPPPMSRRPNSASTAKPIARSISVVTGSEPRRKMLEAPGPRGSRAISNLRRSNSATQVNQPQANQAWPGPLRPEEPPGFLTLFEGSPGGRKRPAGLSKASSEKGATWNVLDDQPRAFTLPPDAQSPGTLDVPVGPRRRECTVPLAPNFTANNRSNKGAVGNCVTTMVHNHYTPSEKVPPPKSSNHTAPSLNNIIKAATDEGEGSSLGKPQKNAARSNHTVQNNSGGTAGQLRRKEVTEEEAERFIHQVNQAAITIQRWYRHQVQRRRAGAARLERLLASKREGQRQRLGEGTLLDQHQQKEVARRKAREEKARQARRAAIQELQQKRAQKSRNADLGLLKGPGETGKPQTTQEPTLRPGSAAQQTRKANNTGAGLHIAGPEDPCQPARDSSPEPRQLPEDKPQDASSQDVAGEGMEALGPVGSRAKSRATLDELLDTLKLLEQEPEPLPRPQVYHKDKYAWTDEEDDSSSLTADNLEKFGKLSVAACPREDGTLLSEAKLQSIMSFLDEMEKSGQGLPASAPQGPVPDEGLGRLEPASEASTSVMRLQLEVEEKKQAMVLLQRALAQQRDLTIRRVKETEKELGRQVRQQQEHYEATIQRHLSFIDQVLIEDKKALGEKCEALVAELKQGDQRLKDKEAQMQEKHELEIKKLKELMSATEKVRREKWINEKTRKIKEITVKGLEPEIQKLIAKHKQEVKKLKSLHAVELLQADERAAQHYGRQAEELREHLEREKEALGRQEWERAQQRRSCVRSFEQHLEQEQRALQQQRQRLYNEVAEEKERLGQQAARQRAELDELRRQLEESSSAGGRALRAEFEKGREEQERRHQMELKTLKDQLEVEKQMWEANSAKKEEAWLLNRERELKEEIRRARDKEIELVIHRLEADMTLAREENERAVESRVKRLRDKYEAELSELEQSERKLQERCAELKGRLGEAEGENVRLQGLVRQKEKELADVKAVNEQLAGERSSLAQVLRQEFADRLAASEEENRQVRAELAELRARQRLELEQLTREKQAELEEVHGRVKLALAKKEEAVSSLRKQHEAALKRADHLEELLEQCRRPFPSAK
- the CEP131 gene encoding centrosomal protein of 131 kDa isoform X3, with amino-acid sequence MKGSRALSGPSGPPEGSPESMDLSLTGLPPPMSRRPNSASTAKPIARSISVVTGSEPRRKMLEAPGPRGSRAISNLRRSNSATQVNQPQANQAWPGPLRPEEPPGFLTLFEGSPGGRKRPAGLSKASSEKGATWNVLDDQPRAFTLPPDAQSPGTLDVPVGPRRRECTVPLAPNFTANNRSNKGAVGNCVTTMVHNHYTPSEKVPPPKSSNHTAPSLNNIIKAATDEGEGSSLGKPQKNAARSNHTVQNNSGGTAGQLRRKEVTEEEAERFIHQVNQAAITIQRWYRHQVQRRRAGAARLERLLASKREGQRQRLGEGTLLDQHQQKEVARRKAREEKARQARRAAIQELQQKRAQKSRNADLGLLKGPGETGKPQTTQEPTLRPGSAAQQTRKANNTGAGLHIAGPEDPCQPARDSSPEPRQLPEDKPQDASSQDVAGEGMEALGPVGSRAKSRATLDELLDTLKLLEQEPEPLPRPQVYHKDKYAWTDEEDDSSSLTADNLEKFGKLSVAACPREDGTLLSEAKLQSIMSFLDEMEKSGQGLPASAPQGPVPDEGLGRLEPASEASTSVMRLQLEVEEKKQAMVLLQRALAQQRDLTIRRVKETEKELGRQVRQQQEHYEATIQRHLSFIDQLIEDKKALGEKCEALVAELKQGDQRLKDKEAQMQEKHELEIKKLKELMSATEKVRREKWINEKTRKIKEITVKGLEPEIQKLIAKHKQEVKKLKSLHAVELLQADERAAQHYGRQAEELREHLEREKEALGRQEWERAQQRRSCVRSFEQHLEQEQRALQQQRQRLYNEVAEEKERLGQQAARQRAELDELRRQLEESSSAGGRALRAEFEKGREEQERRHQMELKTLKDQLEVEKQMWEANSAKKEEAWLLNRERELKEEIRRARDKEIELVIHRLEADMTLAREENERAVESRVKRLRDKYEAELSELEQSERKLQERCAELKGRLGEAEGENVRLQGLVRQKEKELADVKAVNEQLAGERSSLAQVLRQEFADRLAASEEENRQVRAELAELRARQRLELEQLTREKQAELEEVHGRVKLALAKKEEAVSSLRKQHEAALKRADHLEELLEQCRRPFPSAK
- the CEP131 gene encoding centrosomal protein of 131 kDa isoform X6; the encoded protein is MKGSRALSGPSGPPEGSPESMDLSLTGLPPPMSRRPNSASTAKPIARSISVVTGSEPRRKMLEAPGPRGSRAISNLRRSNSATQVNQPQANQAWPGPLRPEEPPGFLTLFEGSPGGRKRPAGLSKASSEKGATWNVLDDQPRAFTLPPDAQSPGTLDVPVGPRRRECTVPLAPNFTANNRSNKGAVGNCVTTMVHNHYTPSEKVPPPKSSNHTAPSLNNIIKAATDEGEGSSLGKPQKNAARSNHTVQNNSGGTAGQLRRKEVTEEEAERFIHQVNQAAITIQRWYRHQVQRRRAGAARLERLLASKREGQRQRLGEGTLLDQHQQKEVARRKAREEKARQARRAAIQELQQKRAQKSRNADLGLLKGPGETGKPQTTQEPTLRPGSAAQQTRKANNTGAGLHIAGPEDPCQPARDSSPEPRQLPEDKPQDASSQDVAGEGMEALGPVGSRAKSRATLDELLDTLKLLEQEPEPLPRPQVYHKDKYAWTDEEDDSSSLTADNLEKFGKLSVAACPREDGTLLSEAKLQSIMSFLDEMEKSGQGLPASAPQGPVPDEGLGRLEPASEASTSVMRLQLEVEEKKQAMVLLQRALAQQRDLTIRRVKETEKELGRQVRQQQEHYEATIQRHLSFIDQVLIEDKKALGEKCEALVAELKQGDQRLKDKEAQMQEKHELEIKKLKELMSATEKVRREKWINEKTRKIKEITVKGLEPEIQKLIAKHKQEVKKLKSLHAVELLQADERAAQHYGRQAEELREHLEREKEALGRQEWERAQQRRSCVRSFEQHLEQEQRALQQQRQRLYNEVAEEKERLGQQAARQRAELDELRRQLEESSSAGGRALRAEFEKGREEQERRHQMELKTLKDQLEVEKQMWEANSAKKEEAWLLNRERELKEEIRRARDKEIELVIHRLEADMTLAREENERAVESRVKRLRDKYEAELSELEQSERKLQERCAELKGRLGEAEGENVRLQGLVRQKEKELADVKAVNEQLAGERSSLAQVLRQEFADRLAASEEENRQVRAELAELRARQRLELEQLTREKQAELEEVHGSFLLPADAELGPISRGCSRLCV
- the CEP131 gene encoding centrosomal protein of 131 kDa isoform X4, coding for MKGSRALSGPSGPPEGSPESMDLSLTGLPPPMSRRPNSASTAKPIARSISVVTGSEPRRKMLEAPGPRGSRAISNLRRSNSATQVNQPQANQAWPGPLRPEEPPGFLTLFEGSPGGRKRPAGLSKASSEKGATWNVLDDQPRAFTLPPDAQSPGTLDVPVGPRRRECTVPLAPNFTANNRSNKGAVGNCVTTMVHNHYTPSEKVPPPKSSNHTAPSLNNIIKAATDEGEGSSLGKPQKNAARSNHTVQNNSGGTAGQLRRKEVTEEEAERFIHQVNQAAITIQRWYRHQVQRRRAGAARLERLLASKREGQRQRLGEGTLLDQHQQKEVARRKAREEKARQARRAAIQELQQKRAQKSRNADLGLLKGPGETGKPQTTQEPTLRPGSAAQQTRKANNTGAGLHIAGPEDPCQPARDSSPEPRQLPEDKPQDASSQDVAGEGMEALGPVGSRAKSRATLDELLDTLKLLEQEPEPLPRPQVYHKDKYAWTDEEDDSSSLTADNLEKFGKLSVAACPREDGTLLSEAKLQSIMSFLDEMEKSGQGLPASAPQGPVPDEGLGRLEPASEASTSVMRLQLEVEEKKQAMVLLQRALAQQRDLTIRRVKETEKELGRQVRQQQEHYEATIQRHLSFIDQVLIEDKKALGEKCEALVAELKQGDQRLKDKEAQMQEKHELEIKKLKELMSATEKVRREKWINEKTRKIKEITVKGLEPEIQKLIAKHKQEVKKLKSLHAVELLQADERAAQHYGRQAEELREHLEREKEALGRQEWERAQQRSCVRSFEQHLEQEQRALQQQRQRLYNEVAEEKERLGQQAARQRAELDELRRQLEESSSAGGRALRAEFEKGREEQERRHQMELKTLKDQLEVEKQMWEANSAKKEEAWLLNRERELKEEIRRARDKEIELVIHRLEADMTLAREENERAVESRVKRLRDKYEAELSELEQSERKLQERCAELKGRLGEAEGENVRLQGLVRQKEKELADVKAVNEQLAGERSSLAQVLRQEFADRLAASEEENRQVRAELAELRARQRLELEQLTREKQAELEEVHGRVKLALAKKEEAVSSLRKQHEAALKRADHLEELLEQCRRPFPSAK
- the CEP131 gene encoding centrosomal protein of 131 kDa isoform X5, translating into MKGSRALSGPSGPPEGSPESMDLSLTGLPPPMSRRPNSASTAKPIARSISVVTGSEPRRKMLEAPGPRGSRAISNLRRSNSATQVNQPQANQAWPGPLRPEEPPGFLTLFEGSPGGRKRPAGLSKASSEKGATWNVLDDQPRAFTLPPDAQSPGTLDVPVGPRRRECTVPLAPNFTANNRSNKGAVGNCVTTMVHNHYTPSEKVPPPKSSNHTAPSLNNIIKAATDEGEGSSLGKPQKNAARSNHTVQNNSGGTAGQLRRKEVTEEEAERFIHQVNQAAITIQRWYRHQVQRRRAGAARLERLLASKREGQRQRLGEGTLLDQHQQKEVARRKAREEKARQARRAAIQELQQKRAQKSRNADLGLLKGPGETGKPQTTQEPTLRPGSAAQQTRKANNTGAGLHIAGPEDPCQPARDSSPEPRQLPEDKPQDASSQDVAGEGMEALGPVGSRAKSRATLDELLDTLKLLEQEPEPLPRPQVYHKDKYAWTDEEDDSSSLTADNLEKFGKLSVAACPREDGTLLSEAKLQSIMSFLDEMEKSGQGLPASAPQGPVPDEGLGRLEPASEASTSVMRLQLEVEEKKQAMVLLQRALAQQRDLTIRRVKETEKELGRQVRQQQEHYEATIQRHLSFIDQLIEDKKALGEKCEALVAELKQGDQRLKDKEAQMQEKHELEIKKLKELMSATEKVRREKWINEKTRKIKEITVKGLEPEIQKLIAKHKQEVKKLKSLHAVELLQADERAAQHYGRQAEELREHLEREKEALGRQEWERAQQRFEQHLEQEQRALQQQRQRLYNEVAEEKERLGQQAARQRAELDELRRQLEESSSAGGRALRAEFEKGREEQERRHQMELKTLKDQLEVEKQMWEANSAKKEEAWLLNRERELKEEIRRARDKEIELVIHRLEADMTLAREENERAVESRVKRLRDKYEAELSELEQSERKLQERCAELKGRLGEAEGENVRLQGLVRQKEKELADVKAVNEQLAGERSSLAQVLRQEFADRLAASEEENRQVRAELAELRARQRLELEQLTREKQAELEEVHGRVKLALAKKEEAVSSLRKQHEAALKRADHLEELLEQCRRPFPSAK